In Nicotiana tabacum cultivar K326 chromosome 11, ASM71507v2, whole genome shotgun sequence, a single window of DNA contains:
- the LOC107769430 gene encoding nicotinamidase 1-like, translating to MGTVAKEAAIDLLKNEIPVKEDEPLFLSGDVNTGLVLVDIVNGFCTVGAGYLAPVAPDKQISAMVDESVKLAKLFCEKKWPIYALLDSHHPNVPEPPHPPHCIAGTDESKLVPALQWLESEPNVTLRCKDCIDGFVGSIEKDGSNVFVDWVKANEIKAILVVGICTDICLLDFVCSALSARNRGFLSPLEDVIVYSRGCSTFDLPAQIANIKGALPHPQELMHHIGLYMAKGRGAKVVSEVSFDTYAKAT from the exons ATGGGAACGGTGGCGAAAGAGGCGGCGATTGATTTACTGAAAAATGAGATTCCGGTGAAGGAAGATGAGCCTCTGTTTCTCTCCGGCGACGTCAACACCGGTCTCGTACTCGTCGACATCGTTAATGGCTTCTGCACTGTCGGCGCTGGCTATTTG GCTCCAGTAGCACCTGATAAACAAATTTCAGCAATGGTTGATGAGTCGGTTAAACTTGCAAAATTGTTTTGTGAGAAGAAATGGCCTATTTATGCTCTTCTTGATTCTCATCATCCTAATGTGCCCGAGCCACCTCATCCTCCTCATTGTATCGCTGGAACGGATGAATCTAAGTTGGTTCCTG CTCTGCAGTGGTTGGAAAGTGAACCGAATGTGACACTGCGATGCAAGGATTGCATTGATGGGTTCGTTGGTTCGATTGAGAAAGATGGATCTAATGTCTTTGTAGATTGGGTGAAAGCTAATGAGATTAAAGCT ATATTGGTTGTAGGGATATGCACGGACATTTGCCTGCTTGATTTTGTGTGTTCTGCCTTATCTGCAAGGAACCGTGGATTTCTCTCCCCCCTGGAAGATGTGATTGTATATTCCCGTGGCTGTTCTACTTTTGATCTTCCAGCACAGATTGCTAACATAAAAGGAGCCTTACCTCATCCACAG GAATTGATGCATCATATAGGCCTTTACATGGCCAAAGGAAGAGGAGCAAAAGTAGTTTCAGAGGTCTCCTTTGATACATATGCAAAAGCGACATAA
- the LOC107769431 gene encoding uncharacterized protein LOC107769431, giving the protein MAVSLTRLSWWWWGGKEKEPVTNGSSSMNPLQDFGFGLKEQGDSLKFKSVRGANNVASSTTRKVKRKWKSREERIKRVDKKYDVVLVPSDGVCLSGSESDDSDWSIGWLEPHAPDFQNDDEADDSFAVLVPCYRHDCIREIGEPNNQFLSAIENLSNEYSAEGKKYMEQWLSSLQNF; this is encoded by the exons ATGGCGGTTTCTTTGACTCGTTTATCCTGGTGGTGGTGGGGTGGGAAAGAGAAAGAACCAGTGACTAATGGTTCTTCTTCAATGAATCCATTGCaagattttggatttgggttaaAGGAACAAGGTGATAGTTTGAAGTTTAAGTCAGTGAGGGGAGCTAATAATGTGGCCTCCTCAACTACTAGGAAAGTGAAGAGGAAATGGAAGAGTAGAGAGGAGAGGATTAAGAGGGTTGATAAGAAGTATGATGTAGTGTTGGTGCCATCGGATGGTGTTTGTTTATCAGGTTCTGAATCCGATGACTCGGACTGGTCAATCGGGTGGCTGGAACCACATGCCCCTGATTTCCAGAATGATGATGAGGCTGATGACAGTTTTGCTGTGTTGGTTCCTTGCTACAGGCATGATTGTATTAGAGAAATAGGAGAGCCAAACAATCAGTTTTTAAGTGCCATTGAGAACCTTTCAAATGAGTATTCTGCTG AGGGTAAGAAGTACATGGAGCAATGGCTATCTTCTCTTCAGAATTTTTGA
- the LOC107769429 gene encoding kinase-interacting protein 1-like, with the protein MLQRAATNAYSWWAASHIRTKQSKWLEQSLQDMEEKVEDVIKLIEEDGDSFAKRAEMYYKKRPELINFVEESYRAYRALAERYDKLSRELQSANNTIATLFPEQIQLAMDEEDEYGTPRMAKSFPQTPTSGANIPKAPVKDLKGLLKTGTKQFQGKKPYNKGKDSNKDAPKSGLTKDEALEEIDKLQRDILSLQTMKEFVKSSYQSGIAKTMEIENQIVEKHHKICSLEDEFGEARVIEDEEARTLMAEAALKSCQETLAQLQEKQEQSTKEAREEFKKIEEARKKLKSFRQKYLGDPVDEAKPDENDESAEAADESQSSSQEAVDKQIESLHGKINAQFDASSMSSLTVTQLAEKIDELVNKVVSLETAVSAQTVLIERLRTEAGGLHTQVQILEDDKAAALTEDTHNLNVRVTAIEEKLKGIQDLNKDVENQNSSLQTHFAEARTSLGHLSFKLTSVKPDAEVDETDSSQDEEEAVADIRSQEKPEKKKDNVSASEVEKEQGPSTVVSDKEVQEDTKTSSKDVKLLEPTPAEKGKEEVSARSGSRVNDETKPHEDVEKDDDLTWQQMLLSGLENKEKILLTEYTTILRNYKELKRKLIDMEKKERDTEFEVTLQIRELKSAISKKDEEIESLRLKLSLVQGNASESPKSKEEKQQDSNPSDDRSLKPEDSREDKDEHDVKIILIDQRSSLSPVEEKLRMGIDALLDENLDFWLRFSSAFHQIQKFKTTVQDLQGEISTLRDKEVKEGSSKTDMKSEIRPIYKHLREIQNELTVWLEQSLSLKDELKRRFSSLCSIQEEITKALKEGVEEEEIRFSSHQAAKFQGEVLNMKQENNKVREELEAGVEHVTTLQVDVEKTLRKLDQEFDVSGSQPQLTNSASRSRIPLRAFIFGTKAKKSKRSFFHHNRKYQVLKGGVPL; encoded by the exons ATGTTACAGAGAGCAGCAACTAATGCTTATTCATGGTGGGCTGCTAGCCATATTAGGACTAAGCAATCTAAATGGCTTGAACAAAGCCTTCAAG ATATGGAAGAGAAGGTAGAAGATGTGATTAAGCTCATTGAAGAAGATGGAGATTCATTTGCAAAAAGAGCAGAAATGTATTACAAGAAAAGACCAGAGCTAATAAACTTTGTAGAAGAATCCTATCGCGCCTATCGAGCATTGGCTGAACGATACGACAAGTTGTCAAGAGAGTTGCAGAGTGCCAACAACACCATTGCTACTCTTTTTCCAGAACAAATTCAACTAgcaatggatgaagaagatgaatatGGTACCCCAAGAATGGCAAAGAGTTTCCCACAGACTCCAACAAGTGGTGCAAATATTCCAAAAGCTCCTGTTAAAGATTTGAAAGGTCTGCTGAAAACAGGTACAAAGCAATTTCAAGGCAAGAAACCATATAACAAAGGAAAAGATTCAAATAAAGATGCTCCAAAATCTGGTTTGACAAAAGATGAAGCGCTTGAAGAGATCGATAAGCTTCAGAGAGATATACTGTCTTTGCAAACTATGAAAGAGTTTGTAAAAAGCTCTTACCAAAGTGGGATTGCTAAGACTATGGAAATCGAAAACCAGATTGTTGAAAAGCATCACAAGATTTGCAGTTTAGAGGATGAATTTGGTGAGGCTCGGGTTATTGAGGATGAAGAGGCTCGGACCTTGATGGCTGAAGCTGCACTAAAATCTTGTCAAGAAACATTGGCTCAGCTGCAGGAGAAACAAGAACAATCGACCAAAGAAGCAAGAGAAGAGTTCAAGAAGATTGAAGAAGCTCGTAAGAAACTGAAATCTTTCAGGCAAAAGTATTTGGGTGATCCAGTCGATGAAGCAAAACCTGATGAAAACGATGAATCTGCTGAAGCAGCAGATGAATCACAAAGCTCAAGCCAAGAAGCAGTTGATAAGCAAATAGAGTCGTTGCATGGCAAGATCAACGCGCAATTTGACGCGAGTTCTATGTCATCTCTAACAGTGACACAATTGGCAGAGAAAATTGATGAGCTAGTGAATAAGGTGGTCAGCCTAGAAACAGCAGTTTCAGCTCAAACTGTTCTAATTGAAAGATTAAGAACAGAAGCTGGTGGACTTCACACACAagttcagatattggaagatgaCAAGGCAGCAGCTTTAACAGAGGATACACACAATCTTAATGTTAGAGTAACTGCAATAGAGGAAAAGTTGAAGGGTATTCAGGACCTAAACAAAGATGTTGAAAATCAAAACAGTAGCCTTCAGACTCACTTTGCTGAAGCGCGTACCAGTCTTGGCCACTTATCTTTTAAATTGACTAGTGTGAAACCAGATGCAGAGGTTGATGAGACCGATTCATCTCAAGATGAAGAGGAGGCCGTTGCTGATATCAGGTCACAAGAAAAgccagaaaagaaaaaagataatgtTAGTGCAAGTGAAGTTGAGAAAGAACAAGGTCCTAGTACAGTAGTTAGCGATAAAGAAGTACAGGAAGATACTAAAACCAGTAGTAAAGATGTCAAACTTCTGGAGCCAACGCCAGCAGAAAAAGGTAAAGAGGAAGTCTCAGCTCGGTCTGGAAGTCGGGTTAATGATGAGACTAAACCACATGAAGACGTGGAGAAAGACGATGACCTTACATGGCAGCAAATGCTGTTGAGTGGActggagaataaagaaaagatcCTCCTTACAGAATATACAACAATTCTCAGGAATTATAAGGAATTGAAGAGGAAGCTGATTGACATGGAGAAGAAAGAAAGGGATACTGAATTTGAAGTCACATTGCAGATAAGAGAGCTTAAAAGTGCTATTTCAAAGAAGGATGAAGAGATAGAAAGTCTGCGTCTGAAGTTGAGCCTTGTGCAAGGAAATGCTTCTGAAAGTCCAAAGTCGAAAGAAGAAAAACAGCAAGATTCTAATCCTTCTGATGATCGAAGCTTAAAACCTGAGGACTCGAGGGAAGACAAGGATGAACATGATGTCAAGATCATTTTAATTGATCAACGTTCATCCCTCTCGCCAGTAGAAGAAAAACTCCGGATGGGCATTGATGCATTACTAGACGAAAACTTAGATTTCTGGCTAAGATTTAGCTCAGCATTTCATCAGATTCAAAAGTTCAAGACCACAGTCCAAGATTTGCAGGGTGAAATATCAACGCTTAGGGACAAGGAGGTGAAAGAAGGCAGCTCTAAAACAGACATGAAATCAGAAATCAGGCCCATATATAAACACCTAAGGGAGATACAGAATGAGCTAACAGTGTGGTTAGAACAAAGCTTGTCACTAAAAGATGAACTCAAACGTAGGTTCTCGTCTTTATGTAGCATTCAGGAGGAAATTACAAAAGCATTAAAGGAgggagttgaagaagaagaaataagattCAGTAGCCATCAAGCAGCAAAATTCCAaggtgaagttttgaacatgAAACAAGAAAACAACAAGGTAAGAGAGGAACTGGAAGCTGGTGTAGAGCATGTAACTACACTTCAAGTAGATGTTGAGAAGACATTGAGAAAACTGGATCAAGAGTTTGATGTTAGTGGAAGTCAACCACAATTGACAAACTCAGCAAGTAGGTCAAGGATTCCTTTGCGAGCGTTCATCTTTGGAACCAAAGCAAAGAAGAGCAAGCGTTCGTTTTTTCATCACAATAGGAAATACCAGGTCCTGAAAGGTGGAGTACCTTTATAG
- the LOC107769432 gene encoding uncharacterized protein LOC107769432 codes for MIIAGFTGQLKGWWDNYLTQDQRFQIINATKTEDDKIVQNSVYSLIMNIIEHFSGRWSDNSETIRTMLQNLRCKTLPSFRWYKDVFLSRVMELPGSNSTHWKSKFIDGLPPLFAERIRKVLRGTRMSIDYNNYSYGKLFSVCIQEGLALCNEIKLNQQIKKHRLTERQQLGEFCEQFAIDIPSQRKKSHKKDFKKKKGSLEKRHEKTQRRKAFHKARKGFIKSKNPQACYKCGRVGHYAKDCKIKDKIK; via the coding sequence ATGATTATTGCTGGATTTACTGGTCAACTGAaaggctggtgggataattatctcaCCCAGGACCAGCGCTTTCAAATAATAAATGCAACTAAGACTGAAGATGATAAGATTGTTCAAAACTCAGTCTATTCTTTAATCATGAATATCATTGAACATTTTTCTGGAAGATGGTCTGATAATAGTGAGACCATTAGAACAATGCTCCAGAATTTGAGGTGTAAAACCCTCCCAtcttttagatggtataaagatgttTTCTTATCCAGGGTAATGGAATTACCAGGGAGTAATAGTACTCATTGGAAGTCTAAGTTCATAGATGGACTCCCgcccttatttgctgaaaggatTCGAAAAGTCCTTAGAGGCACAAGAATGAGTATTGATTATAATAATTACTCATATGGTAAACTATTTAGTGTATGCATTCAGGAAGGTTTAGCTCTGTGTAATGAGATCAAGCTAAACCAACAAATTAAGAAACATCGTCTCACTGAGAGACAACAACTAGGTGAATTCTGTGAACAATTCGCCATTGATATACCATCCCAAAgaaagaaatctcataaaaaagATTTCAAAAAGAAGAAGGGTTCGCTGGAGAAGCGGCAtgaaaaaacccaaagaagaaaggcTTTTCATAAAGCCAGAAAGGGTTTTATTAAATCTAAAAACCCTCAGGCCTGCTATAAATGTGGAAGAGTAGGCCATTATGCAAAAGATTGCAAGATCAAAGATAAGATCAAATAA